The Bemisia tabaci chromosome 8, PGI_BMITA_v3 genome has a segment encoding these proteins:
- the Vlet gene encoding COMM domain-containing protein 10: MASADLWEADSELSKGVDIINKIDGTKFLLITNRIVKAISKDLDEPFTTEERDKLQHSLELSSVEVDQLISTTTHILKKAIFHIIKPAALHKHMVETLRMEEERAVAFSQLWSTEAESLVNAMKQKSLYSHQVTGIDWSTNVAIKSDKGDQELEPRAEIKLNIRNQEDILLDLNRQELTKLYSVLENIQSQLDALN, translated from the exons ATGGCTTCTGCTGATCTCTGGGAAGCAGACTCTGA gCTTTCAAAAGGAGTGGACatcataaataaaattgatggtACAAAATTCCTTCTAATAACCAATCGTATTGTCAAAGCTATCTCTAAGGATCTCGACGAACCCTTCACAACAGAAGAAAGGGACAAATTGCAACATTCTCTGGAATTGAGCTCTGTAGAAGTAGATCAACTAATATCAACAACAACCCACATTCTGAAAAAG GCAATTTTCCACATCATAAAACCTGCAGCTCTCCATAAACATATGGTCGAAACATTACGCATGGAAGAAGAAAGAGCCGTCGCTTTTTCTCAACTGTGGTCAACAGAAGCAGAATCTCTTGTGAACGCAATGAAACAAAAATCTCTCTACTCCCACCAG GTCACAGGCATCGACTGGAGTACAAACGTAGCCATAAAATCGGATAAAGGGGACCAAGAATTGGAGCCTAGAGCTGAGATCAAATTGAATATTAGAAACCAAGAAGACATTCTCCTGGATTTAAATCGTCAAGAATTGACGAAGCTTTACTCAGTTTTAGAAAATATCCAATCTCAACTGGATGCTCTAAATTGA
- the LOC109038780 gene encoding O-glucosyltransferase rumi homolog has protein sequence MEDLSSKLIFLFFILFSTHDFGFCGDTCDPGDNSICSQEPTSKSSVYAKEASYIVSEIEKAEKEFKPCHDPLSCYSPVIQADLKPFKGGITKDMISEAEKKGTKYQIIDGQLYRSKDCMFPARCSGIEHFILNIIAKLPDIEFIINTRDWPQISTHFDKPIPVFSFSKTRSYYDIMYPAWSFWSGGPAISLYPKGIGRWDIFRKALKHATEKWPWNSKKPTAFFRGSRTSDERDQLILLSRDSPDLVDAAFTKNQAWKSDKDTLYAPPAEEVSLEDHCKFKYLFNFRGVAASFRLKYLFLCKSLVFHVGDEWQEFFYPALKKWIHYIPVPTQATKSEIRALIEFFKEHDDLSRKIAERGHDFIASNLKFKDIEWYWKTLLNKYAKLLTYKPTLDESLILIERSGGPKTEL, from the exons ATGGAGGACTTGTCTTCAAAAttgatctttttatttttcatactcTTTTCTACGCATGATTTTGGGTTTTGCGGTGATACGTGTGACCCTGGTGATAACTCAATATGCAGCCAGGAACCAACCAGCAAGAGTTCAGTGTACGCCAAAG AGGCAAGTTATATAGTCTCCGAAATCGAGAAAGCGGAGAAGGAGTTCAAACCTTGCCATGATCCTCTATCATGTTACAGTCCTGTCATTCAAGCTGATTTGAAACCGTTCAAGGGTGGAATTACCAAAGATATGATTAGTGAGGCAGAAAAGAA GGGTACTAAGTATCAAATAATTGATGGTCAGCTGTATCGATCGAAAGACTGCATGTTCCCAGCAAGGTGCTCTGGTATCGAACACtttattttgaatattattgCTAAACTGCCAGACATAGAATTTATCATCAACACACGAGACTGGCCCCAGATCTCAACACATTTTGATAAACCAATCCCTGTGTTCTCATTCAGTAAG aCAAGGAGTTATTACGACATCATGTATCCAGCCTGGAGTTTTTGGTCTGGAGGTCCAGCCATTAGCCTCTACCCCAAGGGGATAGGGAGATGGGATATATTTCGCAAGGCGCTGAAACATGCAACAGAAAAGTGGCCTTGGAACTCCAAAAAACCAACAGCATTCTTTCGAGGCTCCAGGACAAGTGACGAGAGGGATCAGCTTATTTTACTTTCTCGAGACTCACCGGATCTTGTAGATGctgctttcacaaaaaatcaagCATGGAAATCAGATAAA GATACTTTATATGCACCTCCTGCAGAAGAAGTTTCATTGGAAGACCACTGCAAATTTAAATATCTATTCAATTTTCGAGGTGTTGCTGCGAGTTTTCGGTTGAAATACTTGTTCCTTTGTAAATCATTGGTATTCCACGTCGGCGATGAATGGCAAGAGTTCTTCTATCcggcactgaaaaaatggatcCATTACATTCCTGTTCCTACGCAGGCCACCAAAAGTGAAATTCG GGCACTCATAGAATTTTTTAAGGAGCATGATGATCTCTCCCGGAAGATAGCTGAAAGAGGTCATGATTTTATCGCATCGAATTTGAAATTTAAGGATATTGAATGGTACTGGAAAACGTTGCTCAACAAGTATGCAAAATTGTTAACGTATAAGCCTACATTAGACGAGTCTCTAATCTTAATTGAAAGAAGCGGTGGACCGAAAACAgaactttaa